aaaaaaaatttaaaaatatatatattaaagataacaaattatttattcCACTGAGGCATTGTATTCCTATCCTGTAGGTTTGAGCAGGACCAAGGTCACAAAATGCCCAGGAGAAACCACCATGCAGATGACAACTTTTTCAGAGGGAAAGGACACAGCTATATTGCAGCAGAAGAGTAAGCATAAAGCAAAACCTATATTAGTATGTAAGCTGGTGAATAAAATTTATGGTGAAAGAAGTGTACAAAATAGTATCAGAAAGTCGCCATTGTATATAGATGGAGTGCATTTTAGCTATCCTGTAGTTGTCTCTGATGTTTGTCACTGCAGAATCATAAAGAGCCCTCAACAGTTAAGAAAAATTGCAGAATTCAAGAATCTAGACTGTGATCATATGATCACAAGTAATTAGTCTTTATAATAAAATTACCAGGTTTACTGAGGCTTATTTAGAATTTTGAGGCTGTTTGCAAGGTGGTCTTTACACTGTTTTATCTCCAGATTCACAAACCACTCTTCAGAACCTCAAGAGATTGTCTCACCCTAAAGAATAATACAAGCCAAAATCCCAGAGAAATGGTAAAATGCCATCAAAAAGCAGACAGAGACATCAATGCCATACTAATGTGACTGTCAGTAAATTGTTTCTGTGTGAGACTCCACTTAAGCAGAACTAATTCAAGTTAATTGTTTTGGCTTACAATACATTATGTTTGGTCTTGGATTACTAGTGACATTATCCCACTGGTGATATGTTATTactttaaacaaatatttccaaTATGTTTGGGATATCTGTAGGTGGAATGCGCTTCTGATACTGGTCTACTGGCTGCCAAACTTGGTGGCTtgtgtgtgtccccctcccccTACTGCAAGATATTTGTTTCTCCATTTATCCTGGGCagacagaacaaagaaaagggGAGGCTCACTCTCTCATAGTCCTTCCAAAGCAGTTCAGttctctaaaataaaaagctggcTAGTCATGTCTCAGCACTTGAAACTAAGCATGCTCACCTCTAACTGCCATGAGTTCTACTGGCTGCAGCTGTAAGCAGCTCTTCTAGATATGCAAGCGAAAAAGTGACTCTCTCTCCTTCCAGTACCAGAAGGAGCATTTAAGATACAAGCACAGATTCCTAACAGCACAGCTGTAGCTATAGCTGGAATTGCAAGAAATTGCATACACGCTTTTCATACTAGCCTCTGAACAGGTAGGGAAGGAGTTTACATGGCAAACATGCAGTTAAAATCACCAACTCCAGAAATTATATTCTGTGAGGGATACAGGCTAATGGATGGCTAAACCCACAGcacacaagaaaagcaaaaagcagtttcaaaaggcagaaaaggcagcagtCGCTTGGAGAAGTAGTCTCTGCAAGTTTTAACTGTGCTGGGGACTGTAACAAAACCAGAGGAGCTATCTTGTGACTTTGAAGATCAGCTGCAACATGGCtgcaccaggaaaaaaagtgaatgcCATGAGCTGTGTTCTTGGGTTAAACAGGTCTCCAGCCAACACCCAGTCTTGAAGGGCAGGCGTAACTTGCAAGATTCAGGTacctgtgaaaaagaaaatctcttcGGCTACGAGAGGCTTCACACTTCAAACTGCACACAGGCAGTTCAGACAAAAAGACAGTGTGTTCTGCCACACAAAACCTGCTGGCATCTTCTTTCAGGCTTCTTAGGTCACAAGGAAACACTCCTTCACAAGACTCTGAGTCAGTGAAAATGACAGCGAGTAGATACAAAAGGTCTCTGATAAATCACATACTGCACTACTCAGTCCCAATGGAAGTATGTTAGAATGGGTTTACCCTGACTCATGTGGTCACTGTTTTCCTgtcctctttttcctttaaggaTTTTGCAGACTTTTCTGTTCCTGAAcagacaaagaacaaaaaaagtggGGCGTGAATTCTGTATGTCTTAATGGGGAGTATATTCGCATAGGAGGAAGGGTTTTTGTGACTAGGAAACTTGCAATTACTTTGTCAGCTTGCTTTCTGACAAGATAGTGGAACCGCACTACCTCTTCCAAGCCCTCAGTGAGCTGTGGGAAGGATGTCTTACAGCACAGTTTGCAAATCCTAGGTTCCCTAAAATGACCCAGTGACGCCAATTCTGTGCCTCGTATGTCACAGAACAATAACTAAAGAATTACAGAGCTCTTTATGAAGAATTCAGTTTCTTACTCAGGTTTTGAGGTTGTTTGGTGTTCTatgtatcaaaaaaaaaaagcttctgtcACCAGCAGCTGTTGCAATATGACTCAGTTAATGCAGTCAGGACCCATTTCTCAACACTTGCTGCCTAGAGAAATTTGACAAATAAATATGAGCTGTGTCTCTGAAGATTTACAGGCAGGGATTTTTCTAGATGCAGTAGTCACTGGTAGATTATTATCTTCGAAGCAATATAttcctcatttttaaaatgcttaagaACTTGGCAGAGAATTTAGCCAACTGACTAATTGACAGAGAGTGGCTGAAGTTATTGATACTTTGTCTATTTTCTGAGTTAAATTCTGCTCCATGCTTTCCTCTGATAAAAGGATACCGACACAAAGTTTTGCTCTAATCATTCTTAGTCCTGGAAGAATGCATGTAGCTCTggtattaattattttattttgctttcccaaCAGAGCTCTGGGTGTTGGACTCTTCATTTTGGTCCTGGCAATTTTACTTATCTTTGGCTGCTGGTATTACAAAAGACGTATTGGCTATAAAGGTCTGCGGGTAAGCATGGCTGCTCACTTTCTAGCATGCTATTATTTTAATGACACATTATGATTACTTGCATTACATTAATGCAGAGAACATCAAATCTGTAGCAGGACATCATTACCTCAGGCAATATATACACTGACCTATACACAGGTAAAATCACACAATAGGAAACACACCTTGCCCTGAAGAACTTGCAAGTCAGGCAAAGGGGTAAGACGAAGCAGAAGCATAGGGCGATGAAGCCTGTTGCTCAACTTTGCACATCAGTGGAAAAACTGATCTCTAGGAAGCATTATGATATTTACACATAACCAAGATGTGTTCTATGTAatctcatttaaataaaaataatgtatttattattcataaaaCTTGCCCCTAAGTAAGGACAGATATGATTAGAGTTAATCtaggaagcagagaagaagaATAACTTACAAGTAGGTAAGTAAGTATTATGTATGGGTGATGCATGATTTATTTGTATAAAAGTTTACTTGCagttttaagatttaaaaaaaaaaacaacccaacagtGCAGGTTTGAGGTTTACTTTCTAAACACTGCTTCTAAAAAATTCTACTTTGTGTCTTcttaaaagatattaaaaacaaaggtaCAATCCTCCTCATAACATCTGTTATTAGAAGTCCCAAAGCTTTATCTCTGAAGTTCTGCTTTCTCTCCTATAAAAGAGAGGCCACTCTTAATTATTTAAAGCGAAAGCCTTATtgaatttttttacattgtatgttttatattatacatataattatttttatatgtttaatTAAACATACATAtgtttaatatataaaatatatattacatttattatatatttactgtaaatattatttacagTAAATATCTTCCAGTCATCCTAGTGTTTCAAAAAAGATGTGACCAGTTGGAATTAAAAAACATCTGTCATCTAAGTTAGCAAATCCACTTCCTTGCCAATTCCTATAACTTTGTCCCGTTACCTTTCCAGTGATCTATCCAATACATATATCAATTGGCAGAATACATAAAACCTGAACTTTCATAGTGAAATGTTGCAAAAATGAAGGTAGTACTcaaaaagccttgaaaaagcaaaccagaattCCTTTATGCCTGCTTTGTACATCATGTCAAAAAGCACAATCTCTTTAATTCACTCTCATTGCATATTGctactttctggttttgaaaatcagatttttattagctttttgGCTAGCCTGTTATGGAATGTATATAAAAGAAAggtggaaaaatggaaaagagttGGAGattagagaaagaaatgggTGGGATAAAGAGGCGGCATTTGGGTATGTGAGAAAGTGTCAATTCCTGCAGCAGTCCTGGACCTAAAAAATGTGATTCTCATTTTTCTGGTAAATGCCATTCTCATTTTCTGataatttcataatttctgGTAATCCCATATTACTGGATAATATAGGGGAGAGGGTATGTCTcagcagagacagcaaaaaGTGACAGGTAGATGATCTCTCTTACTTGCTGGCATTGTGCCTGACCCTAATCCCAGATTCTAATACATACTGTACATACACCGTCAAATATTAAATGATGCATAGTTTGCTCCAACTTCACATTCCCTTCTTCCTTTAATCTTCCCCATATTTCTTCATAAACTGTCACAGAAAAGCTCTAGTGTGGGTACAATACGAACCGTCGTAGGTGAAGGAACAATACTGGACTGCAAAATGGCTCTGCAGGAGTACAGAAGCTTTAATTCTGTGGTAAGTTGCAGCTCAGGGTTTCATTTGCTTACAACATAGTATGACATGGCCAGACAATCCTGGTAAACAGCCACTCAATGACTCCTTTCTTGGGGTGTGCTCTCTAGATTAGGTTTTCAATGCCTctacattaatttaaaaagtaggaTTTTGCAcaatttttactgtaaaaagtGTTTAACAAAATCTACTATTAAgaattcttcttttaaaaaattctcttcCTTCACTTATCTTTATTCTTAAGTTGTATGACCATTATGCAGTATGTTAGAATGATGTAACACCTTAATGCTGAAATATACTGAATATACAAATATCTCCCTAatacaggggtcctcaaactacggcccacgggccagatacggccccccagggtcctcaatccggcccctggtatttacagaaccccccgccccccccgggggttgcggggggaaaccaagcagccgcagatggctgcctgccactgcatccgcgcgccggccccctggttaaaaagtttaaGGACCCCTGCCCTAATACAACAAATGGACCATGCCTGGTATACTATAACCTGACAAGGACTGTCAGGGAACATTGTAAAACTTCAAGGTTTTAGCTCCTCTAATCATTGCAGAAAGATGGACTATTCAAACCTATAATTataaagaagttaaaataaCGTAATTGATAAATATGTATGTCAAGTTATGGGTGTgtttaaagagttttaaaatagggaaaaaactaatttacaaataatttaaaataagctgCCCATATTGTTAACATTGGAAATAAGACAATATACCTGCATCAAGACTTTTAGAGAAAAGTTTCAGTATTAGTGTGAATTctcaggataaaaaaaaaaaaataaaatcctgtccTTATAACACTAAAAATTCCCTCTTTGGACGAatgataaaacaaaattaattaaatctgatgcaaaaccaaaaaacatatTAGCAAAAactaaccttaaaaaaaataaagacataatGAATGAGCTCAGCTATTTTAAGAGGTAATGCCATATGTGATATAATGGTAAATAGCTCATTACATctttaatgtaattttcttgtaactcaattgtttttttccctctttcacaCCCATTTTCTTTACTAAAGGTACCTGATGCTCCACCAGCTTATGAAAAAATTGCTGCAGATCTGTCACCACCACCTTATTCACCATAACACGAAATCTTAAACTCTGAACATATGATTGGATTTCTTCATGCTCCCTCTTAATTTCCTGTACATGCTTAACTTTCTCAAAGCTTCAATAATTTAACAAAATCACATGCTTTCACTAGTAGTTGCTGAAAATTATTACTGCTTAGTTTACAGAACTGCTTCTTGAAATGCCTCAATAAATTTGAATGTGCTTTTGGTTtaagtttttaatttcctgtagTCAGATTAATACACTATATTTAAGTCTGGGCATCTGGCATCCTTCATAGCTCTACCAAGAGTAAGTACATACCATTGAGTATCAACCAGAGTAGAAAGTGTTGGCACCTTTGTTTTCATCTTCCCTTTCTGTAAAAAAGTAATAAACTATTCCCTAGAATGTAATGTACACGGAATCTGTCATAAAATGGACAAAACCATTTGATGACATGTCCTGTTGCAATGACTAACCATTGCCCCTACCAGCAGTTCTAAAATTAACCTGCAAAAAGTGACTATATTTTACAACAGGCTTTTACCTCTCATCACTTGTTTACGTACCTGCAATAAAATAATGCTTCATAAAACACGATCGAGGCCACATAGGAATTCCTGCTTAGAGTCCATATTATTTCACACTGGTCAGTCAATGGGCATAATGATGATCACCTTTAGTTTCCTATGGGCAGTCttgtgagaaaataaaagagcttGGTAGACACAGACTTTACATATCATCTGTTTCTAATATGATGAAGCAATATAAGAATATGTATGAAGCCCACATTCCTTGAAGAATACAGAAGACAGCAGACTCCaaggtgtttatttttcctggttGTCAGAATGCTAGCAGTAACAGAAAACGAAGAATTGTGATACACATAACTTAGACTACATACATTGGCAGTTGTTTACTTAGccttttttgttactgttcaCCTGACAGACTGTTATGTAGGATTATATGCAGATCAACAAATTTATACACAAGGACAGGTACCTTCAAGCAGGAGGCAGCTAAAACCGTACAACaatcattaaaatgaaaagcagttaCAGAAGATAACTGTTTTCATAAAGCAATTAACTGCTATTAGTAATTAATCTAGTTCTTTATCATCAAATATGCAAACATGAAcaccttaaaacaaaaaaagttttaaacaaaaggtAGATTTACTTGCCTAACGCAAACTTCATATATGGTGATAATTAGACAtaagttttcagaaaatctaGAAATTTAGAGAGGTGCTTTAACCTAAAAAGCTGTCTTACACGTGTCATTTCCAATATACaacttcaaggaaaaataatctgtggACTTGTTTAGTGACAGGAAGAAGAATACACTGGCAAATATATAAAATGCCAGCTTATAGCTAGTAAGTGCCAGAGCGGAGAACACATGGCCCATTCATTTTTTTGCAGAACTGGAAAACTTAGCTTAAGGCGAATAATCTTGAGCAATTTTGTATTCTGCAACTCTCTGCCGTGGGGCAACATCCTTTCAAAAGACTGTGAAGCGTTACGGTTGGATGGAACATTCATGGCTAAgagagaaagtaatttctgtaaaGATTAATTACTATAAAGAAGTGAAATGCCTAGAGTTCAAACTGCTTTACTTGATCCCACATACTTTTCAGTAGCTTTGTTACCGCACACCTGAGCCCTGAGCCCGGTGCACGGGAGCGGACCCACCCGCGGGGCCGGGACACCCGCTCACGGCACGGCTGCGCAGGGGGGTGAGGCGGTGGGTCCGCACAGCTGTCCTCGGCCAGGTTCAGGCACAGCTGTCACCGGGTCTTCCCTGCGTGTCCCAGTTTGGAGGGACCACGCTCTTCACTGCCACACACGTGCTGTGAGGAGGGGGCTTCATTAGCAGGGGGCTCTCTTTGCTCGGGGGTGGACCTTTTAGCATGCTCTCTGGGGTACTCCACAGGCGgttcaagtaattttctctttggTCTCACGAACCATGTAGCTCTCCTTGACCTTACATTGTTATTTCTTAGCTTCATCTATTTCTGGtgtctattccttctcccaaggctgTGTCATGGTAACTGTTTGTAAGGGCTGATTAACACCCTCTTGTTATAGATCTTTacatattttgtctaaatttcaAGTTGAAGAACAGACTGACCTTCTGTTAACCACCTGCCTGCGTATATTTGCCATTTGCTCTAATACTGAACCAGCCAGCTACAAGACATTCTTAGCAACATCTCTACAGCTATGCAAGCAAACTTTATGTAGATCTACAATGAACAACCTGAAACCTGGCTCCTTATTAATATAGTGTGTTTGGGTCAGATTGGTAAATTATAATGGCAATAGCAGTTGCATTGTCTGTGTTTGGAATCCTGGTAAGATCTTGCTGGATCATCTACTTCATAATGAGGTTACAAGACTCAGGGTAGTCTTAAAAGATTCCAGAATATCAGTCAGCCATTGCACAAAGGTAAAATGCAGCAGGTCCTGATGACTGCAATATTGCTGGCATACTGAACCATGTAGCAAACCACTTACTGAGCAAAGTGCCATAGGGTATTAATAACTGTATTAGTATTAACTATGTTgcttgtaatttttcatttaaataaaacattgccACCGTATTTTGATTCATGTTTATGTCCAATACTGCTAAAGCATCCACTATTCTGTTGGTGTATGTCCATGTATTTACATGACATGAATACATTTTCTTGCCTTGAAAACGTTTGCTTTTAACTTCTTACACAAAGGAAAAGGTTAATGAGTTCCTCTGTGCTTTGGAGAAGCAGAATTTATTCATTTGTACTTTCCTGCATATTAAACTCTGCAACAAAACTGACACATTGTTGCATGTTCATGCCATTTcattaaacatattttgttgCCCATTAAATCTGAAAAGTGCTTGAAAGCTTCCAGTGTTGTCTTTTGGCCACATACCTGCACTGAACTTCATATATAGTAATAAAGGTAAACTAACAGCAgtacaaagttaaaaaaagctATCTACAGCTGCTATCTGCACATCTCATACAAGCTGACAGCTAAAAACCAGCCCTTGAGCACTTTTTGGAATTGACCCTCTGTATTCTACATCCTTACCATTTTCACTTCCTTTCCCCAGAAAATTCTTGGCACAAAGGCAGCTTGGTTTCTAATAAAGAGAATGAACTATTATTTCCCTTGCTGCAAAAATCTAGCTCTCCAAGACCTTCTGTCCACAAAGATTCTACTCTGAGGCCAATGAAAAGACCACATTTTTGTAGGTAGCAGCATCCCTAAATGCCTTGTGCTCACGGGAATATAAAGTTCAGACCCTTGTTCATCTCCTCCTCATCCACTCTGAACTGTCTCTCAAATTTACTCATCAAAAGAGTACCAGAGACTACGGGGCCCAATCttacctggaaaaaaagggCAGAATGTATAATCCGCTGTGACACTATTGACACCTAAGCTACAATGTTATTGCCTTCTCTAGTTCCCCCAGAAAACTCCCAGTAAACTCCACTCTGGCTGGGCTCATATGGGCCAAGCCCTGAACGACGCCTGAGCAGCAGGTGTGCCTTCACATTTCCAAACTATTTTAGAATAGCCGCAATTATGTGTTTCAAACACATGCTTTATTTGTTCCTTCCCTGAGAGGCACATCACGAGTCAAGCACAAACGAGTATGAGACAGACTGATGGCCTAATATGTAAATGCTTCAGTCTTTCAATACTGGTTTTGTAAAGTCTTTTCAATTCTGCTAGCTTCCATTTCTGGATGGGAGAAACAGACTGCTCTGCTGCACATTCACTATGTTCTCTGCTTatgcagaaaagcagccttccttcttccctgttctttttttggATTTACCTTATCATTAGCTGCATTCTTACagctgtcacagaaaaaaattcttgttgAAGAGTATTTTCTAAGGAAAAGGTCTAAGCTTTCAATTTCtatcagtttttcctttcccatttaTCTCAGCAAAAGtaactgctgtttctgcatACAATCACTTACACCCCAAGTAAGTCTTTACTGACACTCGGGGAGCAAGACAGCAGCCGCTTTTAGACTCTGTTCAGTGCTAAGTTTGCTGCCTGCAGTTGGTTGCAGGAGGAACTCCAAGCTTGTTATCTGGTAACcatatttggaaaaatcttGGAACCACTTCAGAATTTGCAGTAAAACAACACAATCTTACAGCATGTGTGTATATTCCCTGATCATTAATCTCCTGTAAAGGCATCCTTACAAGAATTAAAAGGTATCAGGTGCCTAACTTACAATAAATTACTCCTATTTCTGTATCTCCAGAAATCTCATCCTGAACATTTTTGGTATCGGCATAGATTTAAGAAGCCTGTGTTTCTTACATTTGTAAGTAATCCCCAGGATATGCAGTCCACATACTCTATACCTCTTGGGTTTTGGCCTTACCAACAGGAAGGCCAACTATGATATTTCAGTCAATTCCTCAttcaaaacttctgctttttaggATTTACGCACCCCCTCCTACCACTTCTTAAACTGAAGAAGtgatttttaatgcttttatgtccatcattttttctgcttttgtttctctgaattaCTGCTCACCTTGTTCCAGTACCTGATTCTCTGGCTgcaaaatctgttctttcatGTCACAGACAAGTCCAGGCTGAATTCACACAATTCTGGAATTACTGTTGGAGCCTGTGTATACATactggggaaaattaactcatACTTGACCTATTTCGTTCTTTCCACTAAGCACTCTCTACTGGGTACTACAGAGAGACAAATACCCAGTCCAAAGTGCAGCTCATACAAGGACTGCTATACCAGATGTATCACTCACACTCCACGTGCCAAAGCAAGAAACCAAGAAACTCGCTTtcaaatgtggggttttttttgtgggtttttgtgtgtgtgtgtgtgtgtgtgtgtggttttttggttttgttttttttttttttaccaaaaggTTATGTTTTTCCATCAATCTCTTAGGccaaggaaggaggaaaatacGACAGGCCCCCTGACTTTTTGTGTTTGTCTATCAAAGGTTCTTCTAATATCACCTTGCAGAAAAGCACTCTATAGGAAGGAGCAGTATTTTGAAGGCATAACATGTAGTGAACAGTAGACTACTAGCCAGACAAGCCTTAAAGAAACCGATGTAAGCAATTCCTCATCCTCCCCAGTAGCTAAAATTGAACATAATGCTAAAAATACCTGCTTCATATATTGCATATCTTGATTCCATCATAATTCCACTCATACCTTTTTGTAACCCTGTCACTAATACTTCGATACTCTATTTTACTGCtgcagataatttaaaaaaagtgagGAATGATTTTACAAATACTAGCATGTTATGTGGACAGGATCTCAGTGTATATGCTGGTACTAGGCACCCATGACCTATAGACAGCCAAAATAGTCTGATCTTACACTTGTACATTTACTGGAAGGAATCAATATGAACAACTAATTGAAGAAGTATATTGTCTTGTTTTTATGACATCAATATTGACAAGCAAAGTTCTAAATCTGGAGACAATCATAAAAATCACAGTTATAGTGGTTTCTTTCCTATCTTGTTTTCTTGTGCTATTAAACTTGTATAAATGCTATCTGTCAGTGCCACTCACATCCTTAAacgatttctttttttaattaatttatcttctttGT
The window above is part of the Falco cherrug isolate bFalChe1 chromosome Z, bFalChe1.pri, whole genome shotgun sequence genome. Proteins encoded here:
- the MLANA gene encoding melanoma antigen recognized by T-cells 1: MPRRNHHADDNFFRGKGHSYIAAEEALGVGLFILVLAILLIFGCWYYKRRIGYKGLRAKGSSVGTIRTVVGEGTILDCKMALQEYRSFNSVVPDAPPAYEKIAADLSPPPYSP